In Amphiura filiformis chromosome 1, Afil_fr2py, whole genome shotgun sequence, the following are encoded in one genomic region:
- the LOC140155735 gene encoding V-type proton ATPase 116 kDa subunit a 1-like isoform X3 — protein sequence MGSLFRSEEMCLAQLFLQSEAAYSCVAELGELGLVQFRDLNPDVNAFQRKFVNEVRRCDEMERKLRFLEKEIHRAEISILDTGENPDAPAPREMIDLEACFEKLENEMKEVNTNQEALKRNFLELTELKHILRKTQNFFDEMHDADREEESHTLLGDEGPRIGQAMRLGFVAGVIQRERIPAFEQMLWRVCRGNVFLRQTEIETPLEDPSTNDQVHKSVFIIFFQGDQLKTRVKKICEGFRATLYPCPETQAERREMAIGVMTRIEDLQAVLGQTEEHRQRVLSSAAKNVRVWFIKVGKLKAIYHTLNLFNLDVTQKCLIAECWCPVQDLDKIQMALRRGTERSGSSVPSILNRMDTTEAPPTFNKTNKFTEVFQGIVDAYGVANYREVNPAPYAIITFPFLFSVMFGDLGHGFIMFLFGLWMVLFEKKLIKLAQDDIFGMFYGGRYIIMLMGLFSMYSGFIYNDIFSKSLNIFGSAWNVSKMEWYNTTKFPPNEPMKTILDQDGLLQLDAAKCYRGTPYPFGIDPIWQISDNKLNFLNSLKMKISIIFGISQMTLGIVLSLFNHSYFKNRLNIYCEFVPQLIFLMSIFGYLVLMIFIKWFAFDAVSGKIAPSLINTLIDMFMFQAPQLKLYGGQVGIQSLLVIIAVITVPWMLFVKPFILRNEHNKRFQLAIKYRDVRMLRNGGLGDETAEVMHHDELQRQDSASSEDMMDQQTRSEPEFDFAEIFTHQAIHTIEFVLGCISHTASYLRLWALSLAHAELSEVLWDMVLGIGLTMENGFGFAIIWAGFAVWAVISVAVLIIMEGLSAFLHTLRLHWVEFQSKFFIGEGYAFKPFTFEFDTSREME from the exons ATGGGGTCACTCTTCCGTAGTGAAGAGATGTGCCTGGCACAGCTATTCCTCCAATCAGAGGCAGCATATAGCTGTGTAGCAGAGCTTGGAGAGCTGGGTTTGGTACAATTTAGAGAT CTTAATCCTGATGTCAATGCATTCCAGCGTAAATTTGTCAATGAAGTCAGAAGATGCGATGAGATGGAGCGTAAACTAC GTTTCTTGGAGAAAGAAATTCATAGAGCAGAGATTAGTATTCTTGACACAGGGGAGAATCCTGATGCTCCTGCACCAAGGGAAATGATTGACCTTGAG GCATGTTTTGAGAAGctggaaaatgaaatgaaagaagTGAATACCAACCAGGAGGCATTGAAACGTAATTTCTTGGAGTTGACAGAATTGAAGCACATCTTACGCAAGACACAAAACTTCTTTGATGAG ATGCATGATGCAGACCGGGAGGAGGAGTCTCACACGTTGCTAGGAGATGAAGGACCAAGGATCGGACAAGCCATGAGGCTGGG GTTTGTGGCTGGTGTGATCCAACGAGAGCGTATTCCAGCCTTTGAGCAGATGTTGTGGCGTGTATGCAGGGGTAATGTGTTCTTACGTCAGACAGAGATTGAAACACCACTGGAGGATCCAAGCACT AATGACCAAGTGCACAAGTCTGTATTCATCATCTTCTTTCAAGGTGACCAGCTAAAGACCAGGGTTAAGAAGATCTGTGAAGG ATTCCGTGCCACACTGTATCCATGCCCAGAAACCCAGGCAGAGAGGAGGGAGATGGCTATTGGTGTAATGACCAGGATTGAAGACTTGCAAGCG GTCTTGGGCCAAACAGAAGAGCATCGTCAGCGTGTCTTGTCATCTGCTGCCAAGAACGTCCGTGTCTGGTTCATTAAGGTTGGCAAGCTGAAAGCTATCTACCACACTCTGAATCTGTTCAACCTGGACGTTACTCAGAAGTGTCTGATTGCAGAATGCTGGTGTCCAGTACAAGACTTGGATAAGATCCAGATGGCTCTCAGGAGAGGAACG GAGCGCAGTGGTTCTTCTGTACCATCCATTTTGAATCGTATGGATACAACTGAAGCGCCCCCTACATTCAACAAGACTAACAAATTTACTGAGGTGTTCCAAGGCATTGTTGATGCATATGGTGTGGCCAATTACAGGGAAGTCAACCCAG CTCCCTATGCCATCATAACATTCCCATTTCTGTTCTCTGTGATGTTTGGTGATCTTGGTCATGGTTTCATCATGTTCCTCTTTGGACTGTGGATGGTATTATTTGagaagaaactcatcaaattggCACAGGATGAT atttttggcatgttttacGGAGGTCGTTACATTATCATGCTGATGGGCCTATTCTCTATGTACAGCGGCTTCATTTACAATGATATCTTCTCCAAATCGCTTAATATCTTTGGGTCAGCATGGAATGTATCTAAAATGGAGTGGTATAACACAAC TAAATTTCCACCAAATGAACCAATGAAAACAATTTTGGATCAAGATGGTCTCCTTCAACTAGATGCTGCAAAATGTTATCGCGGTACACCTTATCCATTTGGAATTGATCCA ATATGGCAAATATCTGACAACAAGTTGAATTTCTTGAACTCCTTGAAGATGAAAATATCTATCATTTTTGGGATTTCTCAAATGACACTGGGTATCGTTTTGAGCCTTTTCAACCATTC ATACTTCAAGAACCGTTTGAACATCTACTGTGAGTTTGTACCACAGCTAATATTCTTAATGAGCATTTTTGGTTATCTGGTGTTGATGATATTCATCAAGTGGTTTGCATTTGATGCAGTGTCTGGCAAAATTGCACCATCCTTGATCAATACACTCATTGATATGTTCATGTTTCAAGCTCCGCAACTTAAACTCTACGGTGGGCAG GTTGGGATTCAATCTCTTCTAGTAATAATAGCGGTGATTACTGTTCCATGGATGTTATTTGTGAAGCCATTCATACTTCGTAATGAACACAACAAGAGGTTCCAGCTG GCCATCAAGTACCGGGATGTAAGAATGTTGAGAAATGGCGGTTTAGGTGACGAGACGGCTGAGGTAATGCACCATGATGAATTGCAACGTCAAGATTCTGCCAGTTCTGAAGATATGATGGATCAACAAACTAGATCAGAACCAGAG TTTGACTTTGCAGAGATTTTCACACACCAAGCTATCCATACTATAGAGTTTGTTCTGGGATGTATTTCACACACAGCTTCCTATCTACGATTGTGGGCTCTCAGCTTGGCTCATGCTG AACTTTCCGAGGTTTTGTGGGACATGGTCCTTGGTATTGGCCTTACCATGGAGAATGGTTTTGGTTTTGCCATCATATGGGCTGGTTTTGCTGTGTGGGCGGTGATTTCAGTAGCAGTCCTAATTATCATGGAGGGACTCTCTGCATTCTTGCACACTTTGCGTCTTCATTG GGTGGAGTTTCAGAGCAAGTTCTTTATAGGGGAAGGATACGCCTTCAAACCATTTACGTTTGAATTTGACACCAGCAGAGAAATGGAATAA
- the LOC140155735 gene encoding V-type proton ATPase 116 kDa subunit a 1-like isoform X2: MGSLFRSEEMCLAQLFLQSEAAYSCVAELGELGLVQFRDLNPDVNAFQRKFVNEVRRCDEMERKLRFLEKEIHRAEISILDTGENPDAPAPREMIDLEACFEKLENEMKEVNTNQEALKRNFLELTELKHILRKTQNFFDEAGFHHQQMHDADREEESHTLLGDEGPRIGQAMRLGFVAGVIQRERIPAFEQMLWRVCRGNVFLRQTEIETPLEDPSTNDQVHKSVFIIFFQGDQLKTRVKKICEGFRATLYPCPETQAERREMAIGVMTRIEDLQAVLGQTEEHRQRVLSSAAKNVRVWFIKVGKLKAIYHTLNLFNLDVTQKCLIAECWCPVQDLDKIQMALRRGTERSGSSVPSILNRMDTTEAPPTFNKTNKFTEVFQGIVDAYGVANYREVNPAPYAIITFPFLFSVMFGDLGHGFIMFLFGLWMVLFEKKLIKLAQDDIFGMFYGGRYIIMLMGLFSMYSGFIYNDIFSKSLNIFGSAWNVSKMEWYNTTKFPPNEPMKTILDQDGLLQLDAAKCYRGTPYPFGIDPIWQISDNKLNFLNSLKMKISIIFGISQMTLGIVLSLFNHSYFKNRLNIYCEFVPQLIFLMSIFGYLVLMIFIKWFAFDAVSGKIAPSLINTLIDMFMFQAPQLKLYGGQVGIQSLLVIIAVITVPWMLFVKPFILRNEHNKRFQLAIKYRDVRMLRNGGLGDETAEVMHHDELQRQDSASSEDMMDQQTRSEPEFDFAEIFTHQAIHTIEFVLGCISHTASYLRLWALSLAHAELSEVLWDMVLGIGLTMENGFGFAIIWAGFAVWAVISVAVLIIMEGLSAFLHTLRLHWVEFQSKFFIGEGYAFKPFTFEFDTSREME, encoded by the exons ATGGGGTCACTCTTCCGTAGTGAAGAGATGTGCCTGGCACAGCTATTCCTCCAATCAGAGGCAGCATATAGCTGTGTAGCAGAGCTTGGAGAGCTGGGTTTGGTACAATTTAGAGAT CTTAATCCTGATGTCAATGCATTCCAGCGTAAATTTGTCAATGAAGTCAGAAGATGCGATGAGATGGAGCGTAAACTAC GTTTCTTGGAGAAAGAAATTCATAGAGCAGAGATTAGTATTCTTGACACAGGGGAGAATCCTGATGCTCCTGCACCAAGGGAAATGATTGACCTTGAG GCATGTTTTGAGAAGctggaaaatgaaatgaaagaagTGAATACCAACCAGGAGGCATTGAAACGTAATTTCTTGGAGTTGACAGAATTGAAGCACATCTTACGCAAGACACAAAACTTCTTTGATGAG GCCGGATTTCATCATCAGCAGATGCATGATGCAGACCGGGAGGAGGAGTCTCACACGTTGCTAGGAGATGAAGGACCAAGGATCGGACAAGCCATGAGGCTGGG GTTTGTGGCTGGTGTGATCCAACGAGAGCGTATTCCAGCCTTTGAGCAGATGTTGTGGCGTGTATGCAGGGGTAATGTGTTCTTACGTCAGACAGAGATTGAAACACCACTGGAGGATCCAAGCACT AATGACCAAGTGCACAAGTCTGTATTCATCATCTTCTTTCAAGGTGACCAGCTAAAGACCAGGGTTAAGAAGATCTGTGAAGG ATTCCGTGCCACACTGTATCCATGCCCAGAAACCCAGGCAGAGAGGAGGGAGATGGCTATTGGTGTAATGACCAGGATTGAAGACTTGCAAGCG GTCTTGGGCCAAACAGAAGAGCATCGTCAGCGTGTCTTGTCATCTGCTGCCAAGAACGTCCGTGTCTGGTTCATTAAGGTTGGCAAGCTGAAAGCTATCTACCACACTCTGAATCTGTTCAACCTGGACGTTACTCAGAAGTGTCTGATTGCAGAATGCTGGTGTCCAGTACAAGACTTGGATAAGATCCAGATGGCTCTCAGGAGAGGAACG GAGCGCAGTGGTTCTTCTGTACCATCCATTTTGAATCGTATGGATACAACTGAAGCGCCCCCTACATTCAACAAGACTAACAAATTTACTGAGGTGTTCCAAGGCATTGTTGATGCATATGGTGTGGCCAATTACAGGGAAGTCAACCCAG CTCCCTATGCCATCATAACATTCCCATTTCTGTTCTCTGTGATGTTTGGTGATCTTGGTCATGGTTTCATCATGTTCCTCTTTGGACTGTGGATGGTATTATTTGagaagaaactcatcaaattggCACAGGATGAT atttttggcatgttttacGGAGGTCGTTACATTATCATGCTGATGGGCCTATTCTCTATGTACAGCGGCTTCATTTACAATGATATCTTCTCCAAATCGCTTAATATCTTTGGGTCAGCATGGAATGTATCTAAAATGGAGTGGTATAACACAAC TAAATTTCCACCAAATGAACCAATGAAAACAATTTTGGATCAAGATGGTCTCCTTCAACTAGATGCTGCAAAATGTTATCGCGGTACACCTTATCCATTTGGAATTGATCCA ATATGGCAAATATCTGACAACAAGTTGAATTTCTTGAACTCCTTGAAGATGAAAATATCTATCATTTTTGGGATTTCTCAAATGACACTGGGTATCGTTTTGAGCCTTTTCAACCATTC ATACTTCAAGAACCGTTTGAACATCTACTGTGAGTTTGTACCACAGCTAATATTCTTAATGAGCATTTTTGGTTATCTGGTGTTGATGATATTCATCAAGTGGTTTGCATTTGATGCAGTGTCTGGCAAAATTGCACCATCCTTGATCAATACACTCATTGATATGTTCATGTTTCAAGCTCCGCAACTTAAACTCTACGGTGGGCAG GTTGGGATTCAATCTCTTCTAGTAATAATAGCGGTGATTACTGTTCCATGGATGTTATTTGTGAAGCCATTCATACTTCGTAATGAACACAACAAGAGGTTCCAGCTG GCCATCAAGTACCGGGATGTAAGAATGTTGAGAAATGGCGGTTTAGGTGACGAGACGGCTGAGGTAATGCACCATGATGAATTGCAACGTCAAGATTCTGCCAGTTCTGAAGATATGATGGATCAACAAACTAGATCAGAACCAGAG TTTGACTTTGCAGAGATTTTCACACACCAAGCTATCCATACTATAGAGTTTGTTCTGGGATGTATTTCACACACAGCTTCCTATCTACGATTGTGGGCTCTCAGCTTGGCTCATGCTG AACTTTCCGAGGTTTTGTGGGACATGGTCCTTGGTATTGGCCTTACCATGGAGAATGGTTTTGGTTTTGCCATCATATGGGCTGGTTTTGCTGTGTGGGCGGTGATTTCAGTAGCAGTCCTAATTATCATGGAGGGACTCTCTGCATTCTTGCACACTTTGCGTCTTCATTG GGTGGAGTTTCAGAGCAAGTTCTTTATAGGGGAAGGATACGCCTTCAAACCATTTACGTTTGAATTTGACACCAGCAGAGAAATGGAATAA
- the LOC140155735 gene encoding V-type proton ATPase 116 kDa subunit a 1-like isoform X1 — translation MGSLFRSEEMCLAQLFLQSEAAYSCVAELGELGLVQFRDLNPDVNAFQRKFVNEVRRCDEMERKLRFLEKEIHRAEISILDTGENPDAPAPREMIDLEACFEKLENEMKEVNTNQEALKRNFLELTELKHILRKTQNFFDETTLDLVGDSLVMPFLRYKIHAGFHHQQMHDADREEESHTLLGDEGPRIGQAMRLGFVAGVIQRERIPAFEQMLWRVCRGNVFLRQTEIETPLEDPSTNDQVHKSVFIIFFQGDQLKTRVKKICEGFRATLYPCPETQAERREMAIGVMTRIEDLQAVLGQTEEHRQRVLSSAAKNVRVWFIKVGKLKAIYHTLNLFNLDVTQKCLIAECWCPVQDLDKIQMALRRGTERSGSSVPSILNRMDTTEAPPTFNKTNKFTEVFQGIVDAYGVANYREVNPAPYAIITFPFLFSVMFGDLGHGFIMFLFGLWMVLFEKKLIKLAQDDIFGMFYGGRYIIMLMGLFSMYSGFIYNDIFSKSLNIFGSAWNVSKMEWYNTTKFPPNEPMKTILDQDGLLQLDAAKCYRGTPYPFGIDPIWQISDNKLNFLNSLKMKISIIFGISQMTLGIVLSLFNHSYFKNRLNIYCEFVPQLIFLMSIFGYLVLMIFIKWFAFDAVSGKIAPSLINTLIDMFMFQAPQLKLYGGQVGIQSLLVIIAVITVPWMLFVKPFILRNEHNKRFQLAIKYRDVRMLRNGGLGDETAEVMHHDELQRQDSASSEDMMDQQTRSEPEFDFAEIFTHQAIHTIEFVLGCISHTASYLRLWALSLAHAELSEVLWDMVLGIGLTMENGFGFAIIWAGFAVWAVISVAVLIIMEGLSAFLHTLRLHWVEFQSKFFIGEGYAFKPFTFEFDTSREME, via the exons ATGGGGTCACTCTTCCGTAGTGAAGAGATGTGCCTGGCACAGCTATTCCTCCAATCAGAGGCAGCATATAGCTGTGTAGCAGAGCTTGGAGAGCTGGGTTTGGTACAATTTAGAGAT CTTAATCCTGATGTCAATGCATTCCAGCGTAAATTTGTCAATGAAGTCAGAAGATGCGATGAGATGGAGCGTAAACTAC GTTTCTTGGAGAAAGAAATTCATAGAGCAGAGATTAGTATTCTTGACACAGGGGAGAATCCTGATGCTCCTGCACCAAGGGAAATGATTGACCTTGAG GCATGTTTTGAGAAGctggaaaatgaaatgaaagaagTGAATACCAACCAGGAGGCATTGAAACGTAATTTCTTGGAGTTGACAGAATTGAAGCACATCTTACGCAAGACACAAAACTTCTTTGATGAG ACTACGCTGGACCTTGTTGGTGATTCTTTGGTGATGCCTTTCTTAAGATACAAAATACAT GCCGGATTTCATCATCAGCAGATGCATGATGCAGACCGGGAGGAGGAGTCTCACACGTTGCTAGGAGATGAAGGACCAAGGATCGGACAAGCCATGAGGCTGGG GTTTGTGGCTGGTGTGATCCAACGAGAGCGTATTCCAGCCTTTGAGCAGATGTTGTGGCGTGTATGCAGGGGTAATGTGTTCTTACGTCAGACAGAGATTGAAACACCACTGGAGGATCCAAGCACT AATGACCAAGTGCACAAGTCTGTATTCATCATCTTCTTTCAAGGTGACCAGCTAAAGACCAGGGTTAAGAAGATCTGTGAAGG ATTCCGTGCCACACTGTATCCATGCCCAGAAACCCAGGCAGAGAGGAGGGAGATGGCTATTGGTGTAATGACCAGGATTGAAGACTTGCAAGCG GTCTTGGGCCAAACAGAAGAGCATCGTCAGCGTGTCTTGTCATCTGCTGCCAAGAACGTCCGTGTCTGGTTCATTAAGGTTGGCAAGCTGAAAGCTATCTACCACACTCTGAATCTGTTCAACCTGGACGTTACTCAGAAGTGTCTGATTGCAGAATGCTGGTGTCCAGTACAAGACTTGGATAAGATCCAGATGGCTCTCAGGAGAGGAACG GAGCGCAGTGGTTCTTCTGTACCATCCATTTTGAATCGTATGGATACAACTGAAGCGCCCCCTACATTCAACAAGACTAACAAATTTACTGAGGTGTTCCAAGGCATTGTTGATGCATATGGTGTGGCCAATTACAGGGAAGTCAACCCAG CTCCCTATGCCATCATAACATTCCCATTTCTGTTCTCTGTGATGTTTGGTGATCTTGGTCATGGTTTCATCATGTTCCTCTTTGGACTGTGGATGGTATTATTTGagaagaaactcatcaaattggCACAGGATGAT atttttggcatgttttacGGAGGTCGTTACATTATCATGCTGATGGGCCTATTCTCTATGTACAGCGGCTTCATTTACAATGATATCTTCTCCAAATCGCTTAATATCTTTGGGTCAGCATGGAATGTATCTAAAATGGAGTGGTATAACACAAC TAAATTTCCACCAAATGAACCAATGAAAACAATTTTGGATCAAGATGGTCTCCTTCAACTAGATGCTGCAAAATGTTATCGCGGTACACCTTATCCATTTGGAATTGATCCA ATATGGCAAATATCTGACAACAAGTTGAATTTCTTGAACTCCTTGAAGATGAAAATATCTATCATTTTTGGGATTTCTCAAATGACACTGGGTATCGTTTTGAGCCTTTTCAACCATTC ATACTTCAAGAACCGTTTGAACATCTACTGTGAGTTTGTACCACAGCTAATATTCTTAATGAGCATTTTTGGTTATCTGGTGTTGATGATATTCATCAAGTGGTTTGCATTTGATGCAGTGTCTGGCAAAATTGCACCATCCTTGATCAATACACTCATTGATATGTTCATGTTTCAAGCTCCGCAACTTAAACTCTACGGTGGGCAG GTTGGGATTCAATCTCTTCTAGTAATAATAGCGGTGATTACTGTTCCATGGATGTTATTTGTGAAGCCATTCATACTTCGTAATGAACACAACAAGAGGTTCCAGCTG GCCATCAAGTACCGGGATGTAAGAATGTTGAGAAATGGCGGTTTAGGTGACGAGACGGCTGAGGTAATGCACCATGATGAATTGCAACGTCAAGATTCTGCCAGTTCTGAAGATATGATGGATCAACAAACTAGATCAGAACCAGAG TTTGACTTTGCAGAGATTTTCACACACCAAGCTATCCATACTATAGAGTTTGTTCTGGGATGTATTTCACACACAGCTTCCTATCTACGATTGTGGGCTCTCAGCTTGGCTCATGCTG AACTTTCCGAGGTTTTGTGGGACATGGTCCTTGGTATTGGCCTTACCATGGAGAATGGTTTTGGTTTTGCCATCATATGGGCTGGTTTTGCTGTGTGGGCGGTGATTTCAGTAGCAGTCCTAATTATCATGGAGGGACTCTCTGCATTCTTGCACACTTTGCGTCTTCATTG GGTGGAGTTTCAGAGCAAGTTCTTTATAGGGGAAGGATACGCCTTCAAACCATTTACGTTTGAATTTGACACCAGCAGAGAAATGGAATAA